The genomic interval AAGGTAGATTTTTTATTGTAGGTGTCGAGTGTGACACTAATTAATAAAGCAATTTGAGCCTGGGTGCTTCTTGACCCAGGCTATAGAAAAAATTAGATAATCAATAAATACATTGCGCCAGGTCCTCGTAATATTTGAACCAGTAGCTCTTGTTTTTTCTGCAGTGCGATTTGTTGCAGAGATTTTACGTCTTTTACAGGGGCTTTATTTGCAGAAATAATAATATCCCCAGGTCTTAGACCAGCACGCCATCCCGCACTAGTTTCTGAAGCACCAACAACTTGTACACCTATGACATTACCATGAGGTGGGGTTTCTTGCTCAAAATTTCTTAATGCTAATCCATAAAGGAATGGATTTTCAGACTGGAGTTTTTGTTCATGAGATTTGATGTCAGTCACAACCGCATCCAGGGTAATGGGTTTTCCATCACGTTGAACGATCATTTTAACATTTGAACCTACACGTAAGAGGCTGATAGTTGTTTTTACCTGAGTTGCCTGGGTGATTTTAGTGTTATTAATTTGCGTAATTATATCACCTGACTTTAAACCAGCTCGCTCAGCAGGCGAGTTTGGATTGACTTGTGATACCAATGCTCCTTGAAAATCTTCAGAATAACCTAATGAGTGGGCAAGTTCTGGAGTTAAATGTTGGACATAGATACCCATTAATCCACGGTGTATAGAACCAAATTTAATTATTTGTTGTGCTACATCTTTAGCCATATTAACAGGAATGGCAAATCCTATACCTACATTACCACCATAAGGTGAAAGAATTGCAGTGTT from Legionella sainthelensi carries:
- a CDS encoding Do family serine endopeptidase; this encodes MIKRIKLFISTLLLLTASVTYAANEAPSTIPSLAPVLKNIMPAIVNVAVQGYLPSDATPPGASSRNDDEALNTRRPHQAVPEKGRKFESIGSGVILDAQNGIIITNDHVIRNATLITITLQDGRRLKAKLIGSDSETDLAVLKINATNLKSLPIGDSDQLQVGDFVVAIGNPFGLNSFGNSQSATFGIVSALKRSDLNIEGVENFIQTDAAINPGNSGGALVNTKGELIGINTAILSPYGGNVGIGFAIPVNMAKDVAQQIIKFGSIHRGLMGIYVQHLTPELAHSLGYSEDFQGALVSQVNPNSPAERAGLKSGDIITQINNTKITQATQVKTTISLLRVGSNVKMIVQRDGKPITLDAVVTDIKSHEQKLQSENPFLYGLALRNFEQETPPHGNVIGVQVVGASETSAGWRAGLRPGDIIISANKAPVKDVKSLQQIALQKKQELLVQILRGPGAMYLLII